The DNA segment CTGGGATCTTTCGAGGCCTTTATACTGATCAACGAATCGATAGCGTATGATTATTCCGAGCACAATATCCAGGGATGCAATGTAGTCTCGACAGACTGCAACGCGGGTGGCAACGCATGGATGTCGGTGAACTATCTCGCCCTCTCGGGTACGATCGACGAATCATGCGACACCTATCCAGGCACCTGCCCCGTAGCGACATGCAGTAACCCTGCCTGTTCATTCGACAAGCAGGTGACTGAGTGGAGAGTCATACCAAACGACGTTACAGCGATCAAGAACGCCGTGCAGACCTACGGACCGATCTATGTTTCGATGTACGCCAGTTTCCCCGCGTTCAATTCCTATGACGGAACGACATGTCTCGTCTATGCGGGTACGGAAGATCCGAACCATGCTGTCGTCATCGTTGGATGGGACGATGACATGTGCGGCGGTAGCGGCGCCTGGATAGTCAAGAACTCCTGGGGCACGGCCTGGGGTGACAACGGGTATTTCTACATCCAGTATGAAAACGCAAGGATCGGTGAGAACGCGAACGTCATCACCGGCTATAAAAATTATGATCCCAACGAGACCATTTACTATTACGACGATTACGGCTGGTGGAGTTCTGTAGGATTCGGAGACGGTAATGACCTGGGTATGGTCGTATTAGACCCGGCGAACAGTGACGAGTATCTCTACAGCGTCGATTTCTGGGCCACGGGAGCGAATTGTTCGTACAGCATCTATGTGTACGACACATTCTCCGGCGGTGTCCTTTCGGATGTCCTTGCAGGCCCGATCAGCGGCACTGTTACGGATGCAGGTTACTATTCAATAGATCTTCCGACTCCTGTTCAGGTTACAGCCAGTGACGAGATCTATCTTGTCGCCGACCTGACAACACCAGGGTACGGTTATCCCATTCCTTATGACGATACGGGCCCGATGGAGACGGACAAGTCATATATCAGCAACGATGGGACATCGTGGAGTGCCCTCGATAACGGTGGTTACGCAATGGGTGACGCGGGTATCCGCGGCCGCGTAGGGCCCGAGGTCGTGGCAGGCGAATGTTCGATGGAAGGGGATCCCGCCTTTTTCGTAGGATTCCCGGGCGGCACGATCAATGTCATCAGGGGTGAGTCCTGGTGCCACGACATCGCCCCGACGAACTTCGGCTTCGTATCGACGACGTGTCCGGACGATGACACGTTTTGTGTGCATATCACCGATGATCTCGGCTGGACCATTTCTGCCACGCCGGAAGCCCTGGCGAGCTGTTTCGAGGTCAACGCAGGTTCATATTTCTGGGAGACAGTCTGCATCACTGTTCCATGTGATGCCACTATCGGAGCGACGAACACCTTGACTGCATTCATGGCCTTCTGCGATCTGGCCGGTGTCTGTGCTCCCGACTGTGGCGACTGTGAAGAACCCAACTGGTACAGCGGCAATCCGTATTATCAGACGATCACGCAGGACTTCGAGGTGATCGAATCTCCACCCGCGCTCTACATCCTGCAGGATACACTGTACTATGTCGAACAGGGACAGACGGCCGCTTACATTCCGTTCTCGATATGTAATGGAGATCCATGTGCCGCAGCCACTGACTATGGTTATAGCATTACCAGTCTCGGGGTGGTCGGAACCGCGATCGATCAGAGTGGTACTGCTGTAGGTGTCCCGGGAGGAGCCTGCGATGAGGTCTACGGTATAATAGATGCCGGTCTTGCCGATGTTTGCGATTATGATACATTGGTTATAATCGCCTGGGATTCCGCAACCGGATCGGTCTACGATACATGTGTCCAGGTGATCCATGTAGTCGAACCGGTTCCTGTGCCTCTCTTCGGCACGCCGGTCGTTGTGATCCTGGTAATAGCCATGATCCTTACAGCTGCTATCATCATGAAGAAGCGGATTACTGGAACCGCCTGAGACTGACAGGCAACGATAGACTGGACGGGCGCGCTGAGCTTGGCTTTGCGCGCCCGTGCTTTAATGTGGACCTGCCGGCATATTATGACTAATATCCCGGCATGTGTACCAGGGTCGTCACCGCATATGATTTTCGTCCCCTTGAAGATGAGTTGATCCGGAGGATCGAAGCTGTCAAGGTATCGGATCCTCTTGCCCCGGTTTACATCCTTGCCGGATCCAATCTGGCCGGGAGATACCTGGGGGATCTTCTGTCGACCAGGATGGGCGGGTCTTTCAATGTCGAGATCATGACATTTCCAGACCTCGTCAGCCGGGTAGCAGATTCGGCGGGGATAGAATGTGCCGAGGGTCTTCCCCTCTTTTCGGGCCGGATAATCATTGAAGGGATGCGGCGAAAGGGTGAGATACCCCCGTATTTCGAGTCCATATCGATGATGGATGGGTTTCCGGATGCTGTGCTGGGAACGCTTACCGATATCGATGAGGCCGGATTCGATGCTGATGCTGCGAAAAGACTAATCGGAGATAATGGATCAAAGGCAGGGGCAGAAGACCTTCTTGATATATATATTGGCTACAGAGGCAGGATCGAGGGGCTCGGCGGGGATATCCACTCCTTCTTCAGGAATGTGACAACCGCGGCAGGCAGCCTGGATACGGGGCCTCCCGTATTCGTCTATGGATTCTATGATATGAATGAACTGCAGTACCGTTTCCTTTCTTCGATTGCAGAATGTGGTGGAATGGATATCTTCGTTCCGGTAGACGGGGAAGAAGACAGCCTGTCGTCACGATTCGTAAGCCGCTTGAAAAGATCAGGTTTCGATCATACGCATCTCGACATGGAGAAAGGACCCGGCCCAGCGAGGGAAGTCTTCAGCGTTCATGACCCGGAATCGGAAATCCGTGAAATAGCATCCAGGGTACTTGATCTGGCAGGCCCCTCGATCCGTTTCGGTGAGATGGCCGTTCTGATTCCACCCGGATATGATGTGAGACTTGTGGAAGATATATTCGATGAGGCCAGGATACCCTGTTACTTGTCCGGGCATCCGCTTCTCGAGATCTCCGCTCACGCGAGGACCCTGCTTTCACTTGCGGGCCTGATGTCAGGAGTTCCCTCAAGGTCCCGGCTTGTAGATCTTCTGGCTTCCATCCCTCTGAATGCGACTGATGTTACAAATGGGCATCCGGACCCGTTCTCCGTGTGGATACGTTTGAGTGCCGAATCGGGAATGTCTGGTGAAAACGGATGGGTCGAAGAGAATATCGAATTGATCGGCAGACTTGAAAGAACGATGGATGAAAAGGATAGAGATCTGATAGATGCAGTGAGACGTTCGGGAGAGGTCATCGAGAATATCATGATCCTTTCAAAGGTGGGTCGAAAAGCTTCCTGGAGCGACAGGGTTGAAATTCTCTCCGGTGTTGTGACCTTGCTTCCGGGGGAGGATGAAGCGTTCTGCGATGTTCTGTGTCTGGTCTCGAGCCTGATCGAGCTTGACCGGGTAGACAGGGAATGCCCGGCGGGGATCTTTTATTCCGTGCTCAAGGCTCTGTTGTCGCGACCCGCTGGAGTGACTGGCAGATTCGGTGGGGAGGGAGTCAATATATTACCTTTGTCAGGGGCAAGGGGGCTGCGGTTCAGGGCTGTCTTTATCCCGGGACTGACCGAGGACTCCCTGCCCGGCAGGGTCGGCAGGGATCCCTTTCTTTCCGACGAGGGAAGAGAAAAACTGGAGAAGCTGTCAGGTTCAGATATCAGGTTTTCGAGAAGACAGGACAGGCCGGGAGAACTCAGACATATTTTCAACCTGGCTTGCCGGTCAGCCGACGAACACCTTTTTCACAGTTTTCCAAGAAATGGAGAGGGTGCCGACAGGGAGAAGATCCCTTCTTCCTTTCTTGATCCAGAGACAGGGGAGGATCCCGGGCAGAGTGGCTGTGGTGATGTTGCTGTGTCGGACAGTGTGCATTTGACCAGAGTGCCGTGTGGTCCGGTGCAGGCGTGGGCCAGGGATCCGGTAAGTGAAGAAGAGTTCTGTTCGCTTGCAGTGTTCAAGTGTGGTGAGACGGCAGGTGATCTCTTTGAGAACAGGTTTTTCACGAAAGGGGTCCAGCTGTCATCTTCGAGGTGGAAGAGAGGCAGGCTGTCCGGTTATGACGGAATCATAGATTCAAGCAAGGGGTTGAGTGCCCTTCGCTCGATGCTCGATTCCAGTGTCCGTGTTTTTTCGCCGACTTCGCTGGAGAGATGGGCGGGGTGCCCGTTTGTCTATTTCCTTAATGATATTCTCGGTGTCGAATCGGTCGAGGAGCCTGAAGAAATGATCTCCATCGATCCCCTTCGGAGGGGAAACGTCGTCCATTCGATCATGGAGAGCCTCTACGTGGAGTTAAGTAGAAAGAAACTTCTTCCCCTGACAGGGGGAGACCGCGGGGAGGTGCTCGATACCGCGGCACGGGTCGCCGGTGACATTCTCGAACGTTTCGCATCAAGAGAGCCTGTCGGCCTGAAGCTGTTTTGGGATGTGGAAAAGAGGATTATCATCCAGGCGGTTACCGGATATATCGAGTCGGAGATGCGGGAGCAGGATGGAATGATCCCCATCGAGTATGAGATCGCGTTCGGTTTCGGGCCTGATGGGAGCAATGTCGTATTTGACACGGGGAAGAAGTCGATACATTTCAGGGGCAGGATAGACCGGATAGATCGTGATCCCTCCGGCGGGTTCAGGGTGATCGACTACAAGACTGGAAAGCTTGACAGAAGGAAGGATAACGATCTGGGAGGCGGAGTCTATCTTCAACTGCCTGTATATCTGCTTGCAGCGGCGCGGATACTTGGCATTGACATCGATGATGGTATCGCCCAGTACAGGAAAGTCGCCACGGGAGGCGGCAAGAGAGTCGTTACCTTTTCGGGAGAGAACTGGGAGGAAATATCCCGTCAGCTTGGAGGCATGATCGATGTCATCACATCAGGAATGGAGGACGGACTGTTCTTTATCTCCCCCGATAACCAGGGGTGCAGATTCTGTGGTCTTTCGTCGGCCTGTCCTTCGGCACGTGGTTATATCATGGAAGAGAAGGTGATGAAGGATGACAGGTGCAGGCCGTATATATCCATGAGGAGAGGGGAGGCCGAAGGTGATGGGTGAACAAACTGTCAGGCCGGTTGATTTCGAGGCCAGACTGAGAGCAGTCTCCGATCTGGATTCCTCCCTCTGCCTGGAAGCTGGAGCCGGTACGGGAAAGACTACTCTTCTCGTTGACAGATACCTTTCCATCATTGGTCAAGGCAGAGCCATGCCGGGCCAGATAGTAGCCATTACATTTACCGAGAAGGCCGCGTCAGAGATGAAATCGCGTCTCAGAAGAGAGATCGATTCGCGTATCGCTTCCCTCGACAAGGATGAAACTTCCTGTGAAAGATTCAGGGAGGCCAGGAACAATCTCGAGAGCGCTCATATATCGACTATTCATGCCTTCGCTTCCTCTCTTCTGCGCGAGAACCCGGTCGAAGCGGGGGTCTATCCCGGTTTCGGACTTCTCGATGATATCGAGAGCAAGATGCTTCTTGACGAATGCTGGAACACTTTCCTCTCGCGTCCGCACGAGGGGGCGGGAGACATAATCCGTTCCTGGTACATGGCCGGGGGCAAGGTGGACAATCTTCGTGATCAGGCGATGCATTATTACTATGAGCGCGGAAACGCCGTCCTTTCAGGAATATTCGAAGACGAGGGGGGGGCTGTCTCTGATAATGCGCAGGCAGAACCAGATGTCGCTGAGATGCCGGGGGCAGGTGCGATCGTTTTGACTGAAAGCCTGGCCGATCTTGTCGAGGAATCGGTTTTACGGGTGAAGCTGCTTCTGAGATCCTCCTGTAAAAAATTGGACGATAAAGGGGCGGTCTTGATAGGGGAATTTTCGGGAGAATCAGCCCTTATGGAGGGACTTGAAGGGGAGTCTCGCGAAGAGTTCGCTCTCTGCCTCGACATACCAAAGCCAAAGGGAAACAAGAACAACTGGGATCCTGAGACAGATTGCAGCGAACAAAAAAAGATCTTCCGCGATATGGCCGCCGCACAGTCCATGGCCAGGACTTCCAGTTTGGAGAGGCTTGTGCCGGCTTTGGAAAGTTGGCTCGCCGGGTTCGTCTCTCTTGTGGAGGCGAGGAAACGGGAACAAAGCCTGCTGGATTTCGACGACCTTCTGATAAAGGCGAGACTCCTGCTGGACGACAAAGGCCTGCTGGATGAGTTGAGGCGCAGGTACAGGTTCTTTCTTGTCGATGAATTTCAGGATACAGATCCCCTTCAGGCCGAGATCATCATGCTGCTCTCGTGCAGCCCGGGAAGTCGCGAGATAGCACCTGGTCCCGGCAGGCTCTTTATAGTCGGCGATCCCAAGCAGAGTATTTACAGGTTCCGGAAGGCGGATGTCGAGATATACGAGAAGGTCAAGCGGAAGTTCATCGAGGCAGGGGACTATCTCAGGATCACACAGAATTTCAGGTCGACTCCCGGGATCACCGAATGGGTCAACAGGGCATTCTCCCTGATAATCAAAAAACCGCCAGATGGTTGTTACCAGCCAGCCTACGAACCGGTTCACGCCTTCAGGGAAGGCGATGATGCCGGGGTGATCAGCCTGGAGCTGGATCCCGGTATTGACAAGGCGGATGATGTCCGCAAAGCCGAGAGCGAATCATTGTCAAAGTTCATATACGGACTGATCGATTCGGGACGGACTGTAATGGACCCTGTTACTCGAAAGCCCCGGCGGATAAGGTTTGGTGACATCGCGGTCCTGTACAGGGGTACTACAGGAATAGCACATTATGAGGATGGGTTGAGAAGGGCTCAGATCCCCTATATGGTCGAGGGAGGAAAGCTGTACTTCACCCGCCAGGAAGTAAGGGACCTTGCATCGGCTCTATGGGCTATTGAGGATCCAGGTGACTCGCTGGCTCTTGTTTCGGTTCTGCGATCCGGGATGTTCGGGTTCAGTGATGAAGAACTGCTTCTTTTCAAGTCTGATGGAGGGTCTTTTGATTATACCCGCCAGGGGATGACTGACGATCCTTCACATGCCGATATTCTGGCCGCGTTCCACATGCTGGCCGCTCTGCATGCTGGCCGAAATACGGCCGGCCCTGCCGGCACTCTGGCAGAGTTGATGCGTAAGACGAAATATATCGAATCTTCTCTTCTCCGGCCACATGGCCATCAGCGGGTCATGAACATCAGGAAGGCCTCACAGAGAGCACGCGAATTCGACCGTGCCTGTCATTCGTTCAGGTTTTTTGCAAGGTGGATGAGAGACCAGGAAAAACTGGGAACGGCGGAAGGTGAATCGCCGGCGATCGACGACGGGAACGATGCCGTTCGGTTGCTCACGATCCATAAATCGAAGGGACTGCAGTTCCCCGTCGTCATCATTGTAAACCTGATGCAGACACTCAGGCCGCCCGGCAGGTTGTTACGGGGAAAACATGACAGGGCAGCTTTCAGTCTCGGGAACGGCTGGCAGACACCTGACTATGACAACGCGGTCGAAGATGAAAAGATCAGGGACAGGGCTGAGTCTGCACGCATGCTGTATGTCGCCGCCACACGTGCCGGGGATCTCCTGGTCATCCCACGCACCAATAAGAAGAACAGTTTATACGAGATGATCTCCGATGCGATAAATATGAATATCTTTGAGCGGGATGATACAGGAGCAGTGATACCTGCGGGCGGAGACCCGGGCGAAGTCCTTGGCCTTGATGTTTCCATGCTTGAGGCGGTCGGCGGCAGAGCCCGGTCGGCAGCTGAAAAAGATCCGGCAGGAGAATTGCGTGAGATAGCTTCTTCCTGGAAGGTCTGTTGCGAGGACAGGGATAGAAAGATATTATCAGCGTCGTCCTGTCCGGTAAGGATATCACCTTCAGGACTGAAGGCAGTTGCGCCTGGCGGGAAAGCTGGTGAGAAATCTCCTGTCGATTTGCGCAGAGATGTCGATGGTGGTGGAGGGCCTGGCGGAGAAGCCAGGGCCCTGTTTGTCGGAAACGTCTTTCACAGGATCATGGAAATTGCGGATTTTTCTTCAGTCGAGCGTACATGTTCAATTATCGGGGGGCTCCTGGCTGGTAGCGGGTATGAAGACACCTGCCCCGAACTTGAGAGGATGGTTAAGAATACGTTGTCTCTCGACCTGATGGTCAGGGCTGCCGGAGCAAGCCGTGTATTCAGGGAGATGCACTTTTCTTTTCCGGTCTATGCACAAAATGCCAGGAAATCAGATGAGTCTGTTTCGGGTCGTCCGGGCCTGCTGACCGGCGATCAGCCGGCTGGATTCGCAGGGGGAAGGGTGGACCTGTTTTTTCAGGATGAAGGTGGATGGACTCTGATCGACTTCAAGACCGATGATGTCACTCCGGATGAGGCGGAGTCGAAAATGCGTTCGTACATGAACCAGGGAGGTGTATACGCGCTTGCACTGGCCAGGGCGGGATTGAAAATGAACGGGGGCGTATATTTCATTTTCGCTCGCCCGGGTGTGGCGGTCCATCTCGATGTCACCGACTCACTGCTGGAAAAGGTTGATAGCCTTTTGCATACGATTGCGGTGCCGGATCATGGGGTCATGCCGTTTTCTCAGCTTTGAGCCTGTCTCCGATGATCTTTGCAACCTTCCTCCCACTGAGAAGCATACCGCCGAAGATCGGGCCCATCCTGTACGATCCAAACGCGGCATTGGCACACATTCCAGCAACATAGACATTGGGGAATACTTCCTTCGTGTTCTCCAGTGTGGTCTGCTCGGCCCGGTCTGCCCACAGGGAACGCTCGCCTTCAAGTCTGCCGCTCGGAGTGAGTAGCCGGGCGTCTACTTTCCTGTCGATCACTTTCAGTACTTCTGCCGGGTGCCCGGTCGAATCCACGATGAATTTCGACTCGATGGTCAGAGGATCCACATGAAGACCACCCATCTCAACGGCGGTCCAGTTGATCACTACGCCTCTGGCGATGTTTTCCTTGAGTATGATGTCCTCTACGCTGATCAGGTTGAATATCCGGGCCCCGTTTTTACATGCCAGGGCCCCGAGGGAACAGACAGTCTGGACAGAATCGGCCGTGTAGTAATCGTTCTGGAATTTATGCGTCTCGACGCCGAATTCATCAAGTATCTCTTTACCTTCGGGCTGCACGACGATCTCATTCATCATCATCCCACCTCCCCACATCCCGCCGCCTATGCTGAGTTTTCTCTCGAACACACAGGTCTTCCAGCCCGCCCTGGCCAGATCTGAGGCAGCGACTAGTCCTGCCGGGCCGGCGCCCACGATCGCGACGTCGCATTTGGTAGAATCGAGGAGTTTTTCGGTGTATCTTTTTATTATCGCCTCAGTGATGGTTCTTTCGTTCAATGCCATTTTGTTTCCCTTTCAGTACTCAGGCCAACGTTGCTTCATCTCGGACAACTATTCTTTTAGCGAAGCAGAGCATGCGAGGTCAAGGTTTTAGTTGGTTGTTCCCTTCAAGAAACTACTTTATCACTGGAAATCCAACGATTATCAGTGATATGATGAATGCCTGCAGTCCTGAGTGATATGAAACGGAATGACCGGGGGGATATTTTGACCGATCCTTCAAAATTCAATATCGACCAGATGGACAACGACCAGCTTGCCTCTATCCTGATGGCCGGGATGGATTCCGCGATGAATCCGGTAGCCGTGCTTACTCTCGATAGAAGGTTTATATTCTGTAACAGGGCATGGAAGACATTTCACGATCTGGATCCTGATACTGAGATGGCAGGGAAAAATCTCGATGAGATAATCAACGAGATCATCGAGCCGATTATTCTCGAGGGCATGGAAACGATTTGGAAAGAAAAAAGATATCAGAAGAAATTCTTCGTGCCTTGCTCCGAAAAATGGATTGTTGTCGATGCGATACTCCTGGATAACCTCGAACCCCCTATTATGGTCATTATTCTGATGGATATTACTTCTTCGATAAAGGACAGCGACGACAGGTTAAAATCTCATTTTATGAGCAACCCTGTTCCCATGTTCATGTGGCGGAGGGAAGGGCCCGAGATGGTCCTCAGGGATTTTAACGAAGCGGGGATCAAACTCACAGACGGCAGGATCTGCGAACACCTCGGGATCTTCGCCTCGGAGTTCCACAAGGATAAACCCGAGATCATCGCGGAGATCAATCGATGCTACGAGGAGAAACTATCGATTCAACGGGAGGTCGAGCTCAAGAATGTCGCAGCAGGTGCTGCCTGGCACTTCGACGTGAAATACGTATATCTGGCTCCTGATGTCGTGATGGTCCATACGGAAGATATCACGGACAGGGTGACAGCCCTCAAGGAGCTGGAAAAATACAAGGAACACCTCGAAGAACTGGTAAAACAGAGAACAATGCAGATCGAAGAAGTGAACGAAAAGTTAAGGAGTGAGATCGGTGAAAGGAAGCTAACTGAGGCAGCACTTCGCGAGTCGGAGGAGAGGTATCGGTCCGTAAGCGAACTCACTTCCGATTACACCTATTCGGGTGTCGTTTACAGGGACGGCAGCATGAAGAGGGAATGGGTGGCTGGTGCCTTCGCAAGTATTACTGGATACAGCCCGGATGAGATCAATCGTGTGCTG comes from the Candidatus Latescibacterota bacterium genome and includes:
- a CDS encoding PD-(D/E)XK nuclease family protein, translating into MIRRIEAVKVSDPLAPVYILAGSNLAGRYLGDLLSTRMGGSFNVEIMTFPDLVSRVADSAGIECAEGLPLFSGRIIIEGMRRKGEIPPYFESISMMDGFPDAVLGTLTDIDEAGFDADAAKRLIGDNGSKAGAEDLLDIYIGYRGRIEGLGGDIHSFFRNVTTAAGSLDTGPPVFVYGFYDMNELQYRFLSSIAECGGMDIFVPVDGEEDSLSSRFVSRLKRSGFDHTHLDMEKGPGPAREVFSVHDPESEIREIASRVLDLAGPSIRFGEMAVLIPPGYDVRLVEDIFDEARIPCYLSGHPLLEISAHARTLLSLAGLMSGVPSRSRLVDLLASIPLNATDVTNGHPDPFSVWIRLSAESGMSGENGWVEENIELIGRLERTMDEKDRDLIDAVRRSGEVIENIMILSKVGRKASWSDRVEILSGVVTLLPGEDEAFCDVLCLVSSLIELDRVDRECPAGIFYSVLKALLSRPAGVTGRFGGEGVNILPLSGARGLRFRAVFIPGLTEDSLPGRVGRDPFLSDEGREKLEKLSGSDIRFSRRQDRPGELRHIFNLACRSADEHLFHSFPRNGEGADREKIPSSFLDPETGEDPGQSGCGDVAVSDSVHLTRVPCGPVQAWARDPVSEEEFCSLAVFKCGETAGDLFENRFFTKGVQLSSSRWKRGRLSGYDGIIDSSKGLSALRSMLDSSVRVFSPTSLERWAGCPFVYFLNDILGVESVEEPEEMISIDPLRRGNVVHSIMESLYVELSRKKLLPLTGGDRGEVLDTAARVAGDILERFASREPVGLKLFWDVEKRIIIQAVTGYIESEMREQDGMIPIEYEIAFGFGPDGSNVVFDTGKKSIHFRGRIDRIDRDPSGGFRVIDYKTGKLDRRKDNDLGGGVYLQLPVYLLAAARILGIDIDDGIAQYRKVATGGGKRVVTFSGENWEEISRQLGGMIDVITSGMEDGLFFISPDNQGCRFCGLSSACPSARGYIMEEKVMKDDRCRPYISMRRGEAEGDG
- a CDS encoding UvrD-helicase domain-containing protein; translation: MGEQTVRPVDFEARLRAVSDLDSSLCLEAGAGTGKTTLLVDRYLSIIGQGRAMPGQIVAITFTEKAASEMKSRLRREIDSRIASLDKDETSCERFREARNNLESAHISTIHAFASSLLRENPVEAGVYPGFGLLDDIESKMLLDECWNTFLSRPHEGAGDIIRSWYMAGGKVDNLRDQAMHYYYERGNAVLSGIFEDEGGAVSDNAQAEPDVAEMPGAGAIVLTESLADLVEESVLRVKLLLRSSCKKLDDKGAVLIGEFSGESALMEGLEGESREEFALCLDIPKPKGNKNNWDPETDCSEQKKIFRDMAAAQSMARTSSLERLVPALESWLAGFVSLVEARKREQSLLDFDDLLIKARLLLDDKGLLDELRRRYRFFLVDEFQDTDPLQAEIIMLLSCSPGSREIAPGPGRLFIVGDPKQSIYRFRKADVEIYEKVKRKFIEAGDYLRITQNFRSTPGITEWVNRAFSLIIKKPPDGCYQPAYEPVHAFREGDDAGVISLELDPGIDKADDVRKAESESLSKFIYGLIDSGRTVMDPVTRKPRRIRFGDIAVLYRGTTGIAHYEDGLRRAQIPYMVEGGKLYFTRQEVRDLASALWAIEDPGDSLALVSVLRSGMFGFSDEELLLFKSDGGSFDYTRQGMTDDPSHADILAAFHMLAALHAGRNTAGPAGTLAELMRKTKYIESSLLRPHGHQRVMNIRKASQRAREFDRACHSFRFFARWMRDQEKLGTAEGESPAIDDGNDAVRLLTIHKSKGLQFPVVIIVNLMQTLRPPGRLLRGKHDRAAFSLGNGWQTPDYDNAVEDEKIRDRAESARMLYVAATRAGDLLVIPRTNKKNSLYEMISDAINMNIFERDDTGAVIPAGGDPGEVLGLDVSMLEAVGGRARSAAEKDPAGELREIASSWKVCCEDRDRKILSASSCPVRISPSGLKAVAPGGKAGEKSPVDLRRDVDGGGGPGGEARALFVGNVFHRIMEIADFSSVERTCSIIGGLLAGSGYEDTCPELERMVKNTLSLDLMVRAAGASRVFREMHFSFPVYAQNARKSDESVSGRPGLLTGDQPAGFAGGRVDLFFQDEGGWTLIDFKTDDVTPDEAESKMRSYMNQGGVYALALARAGLKMNGGVYFIFARPGVAVHLDVTDSLLEKVDSLLHTIAVPDHGVMPFSQL
- a CDS encoding sulfide-dependent adenosine diphosphate thiazole synthase, producing the protein MALNERTITEAIIKRYTEKLLDSTKCDVAIVGAGPAGLVAASDLARAGWKTCVFERKLSIGGGMWGGGMMMNEIVVQPEGKEILDEFGVETHKFQNDYYTADSVQTVCSLGALACKNGARIFNLISVEDIILKENIARGVVINWTAVEMGGLHVDPLTIESKFIVDSTGHPAEVLKVIDRKVDARLLTPSGRLEGERSLWADRAEQTTLENTKEVFPNVYVAGMCANAAFGSYRMGPIFGGMLLSGRKVAKIIGDRLKAEKTA